The Rissa tridactyla isolate bRisTri1 chromosome 6, bRisTri1.patW.cur.20221130, whole genome shotgun sequence genome includes a region encoding these proteins:
- the PDCD1 gene encoding programmed cell death protein 1 isoform X2, translating to MAPDASKTMWGRMEVALTGLYAVLLCCGPMLAGCRRVTFFPAVLTLPAGGSATFFCNISVENDSGSEYSLNWYKETNHSQAQKIAEISRNNPQTKTEKYLLTNHTPAFKIEILNLHQNDSGSYYCGLITFFEPDKVMESNRSHLVVTAAPEKTNATEEPEMEEGNSPDHIKAVLLGILLLAGVVILLIFGYLTITYRRGDVQKPPSENAPAEGKPPMVSVSTVDYGVLEFQRDQCTQMPSETRPVEQTEYATIIFPEEKPITPERAKKHQDERTRQLQLQPC from the exons ATGGCTCCGGATGCCTCGAAGACGATGTGGGGCCGTATGGAGGTGGCCCTGACCGGCCTCTACGCCGTCCTGCTCTGCTGCGGCCCCATGCTGGCTGGCTGCCGCCGGG TGACCTTCTTCCCAGCTGTATTAACTCTCCCTGCAGGTGGCTCAGCCACCTTCTTCTGCAACATCTCCGTGGAGAACGACTCCGGTTCGGAGTACAGCCTCAATTGGTACAAGGAGACCAACCACAGCCAAGCCCAAAAAATTGCTGAGATCAGCCGGAACAATCCCCAGACGAAGACGGAGAAGTACCTGCTCACCAATCACACTCCTGCCTTCAAGATTGAGATCCTGAACCTTCACCAGAATGACTCGGGCTCCTACTACTGTGGGCTGATCACCTTCTTTGAACCTGATAAAGTGATGGAGAGCAACCGGTCCCACCTGGTTGTCACAG CAGCCCCTGAGAAGACAAATGCCACCGAAGAGCCCGAGATGGAGGAAGGCAATTCCCCGGACCACATCAAGGCTGTGCTCCTGGGCATCCTGCTACTGGCTGGGGTGGTTATCCTGCTGATCTTTGGCTACCTCACCATCACGTACAGGAGAGGAG ATGTGCAGAAACCACCAAGTGAAAACGCACCAGCG GAAGGGAAGCCCCCCATGGTGTCTGTGTCCACTGTGGACTATGGTGTGCTGGAGTTTCAGCGGGACCAGTGCACCCAGATGCCCTCTGAGACCCGGCCAGTCGAACAGACGGAATACGCCACCATCATCTTCCCAGAGGAGAAACCCATCACACCGGAGCGGGCAAAGAAACACCAGGATGAGAGAACTCGGCAGCTGCAGTTACAGCCCTGCTGA
- the PDCD1 gene encoding programmed cell death protein 1 isoform X3 — MAPDASKTMWGRMEVALTGLYAVLLCCGPMLAGCRRVTFFPAVLTLPAGGSATFFCNISVENDSGSEYSLNWYKETNHSQAQKIAEISRNNPQTKTEKYLLTNHTPAFKIEILNLHQNDSGSYYCGLITFFEPDKVMESNRSHLVVTAPEKTNATEEPEMEEGNSPDHIKAVLLGILLLAGVVILLIFGYLTITYRRGDVQKPPSENAPAKEGKPPMVSVSTVDYGVLEFQRDQCTQMPSETRPVEQTEYATIIFPEEKPITPERAKKHQDERTRQLQLQPC; from the exons ATGGCTCCGGATGCCTCGAAGACGATGTGGGGCCGTATGGAGGTGGCCCTGACCGGCCTCTACGCCGTCCTGCTCTGCTGCGGCCCCATGCTGGCTGGCTGCCGCCGGG TGACCTTCTTCCCAGCTGTATTAACTCTCCCTGCAGGTGGCTCAGCCACCTTCTTCTGCAACATCTCCGTGGAGAACGACTCCGGTTCGGAGTACAGCCTCAATTGGTACAAGGAGACCAACCACAGCCAAGCCCAAAAAATTGCTGAGATCAGCCGGAACAATCCCCAGACGAAGACGGAGAAGTACCTGCTCACCAATCACACTCCTGCCTTCAAGATTGAGATCCTGAACCTTCACCAGAATGACTCGGGCTCCTACTACTGTGGGCTGATCACCTTCTTTGAACCTGATAAAGTGATGGAGAGCAACCGGTCCCACCTGGTTGTCACAG CCCCTGAGAAGACAAATGCCACCGAAGAGCCCGAGATGGAGGAAGGCAATTCCCCGGACCACATCAAGGCTGTGCTCCTGGGCATCCTGCTACTGGCTGGGGTGGTTATCCTGCTGATCTTTGGCTACCTCACCATCACGTACAGGAGAGGAG ATGTGCAGAAACCACCAAGTGAAAACGCACCAGCG AAGGAAGGGAAGCCCCCCATGGTGTCTGTGTCCACTGTGGACTATGGTGTGCTGGAGTTTCAGCGGGACCAGTGCACCCAGATGCCCTCTGAGACCCGGCCAGTCGAACAGACGGAATACGCCACCATCATCTTCCCAGAGGAGAAACCCATCACACCGGAGCGGGCAAAGAAACACCAGGATGAGAGAACTCGGCAGCTGCAGTTACAGCCCTGCTGA
- the PDCD1 gene encoding programmed cell death protein 1 isoform X1, with product MAPDASKTMWGRMEVALTGLYAVLLCCGPMLAGCRRVTFFPAVLTLPAGGSATFFCNISVENDSGSEYSLNWYKETNHSQAQKIAEISRNNPQTKTEKYLLTNHTPAFKIEILNLHQNDSGSYYCGLITFFEPDKVMESNRSHLVVTAAPEKTNATEEPEMEEGNSPDHIKAVLLGILLLAGVVILLIFGYLTITYRRGDVQKPPSENAPAKEGKPPMVSVSTVDYGVLEFQRDQCTQMPSETRPVEQTEYATIIFPEEKPITPERAKKHQDERTRQLQLQPC from the exons ATGGCTCCGGATGCCTCGAAGACGATGTGGGGCCGTATGGAGGTGGCCCTGACCGGCCTCTACGCCGTCCTGCTCTGCTGCGGCCCCATGCTGGCTGGCTGCCGCCGGG TGACCTTCTTCCCAGCTGTATTAACTCTCCCTGCAGGTGGCTCAGCCACCTTCTTCTGCAACATCTCCGTGGAGAACGACTCCGGTTCGGAGTACAGCCTCAATTGGTACAAGGAGACCAACCACAGCCAAGCCCAAAAAATTGCTGAGATCAGCCGGAACAATCCCCAGACGAAGACGGAGAAGTACCTGCTCACCAATCACACTCCTGCCTTCAAGATTGAGATCCTGAACCTTCACCAGAATGACTCGGGCTCCTACTACTGTGGGCTGATCACCTTCTTTGAACCTGATAAAGTGATGGAGAGCAACCGGTCCCACCTGGTTGTCACAG CAGCCCCTGAGAAGACAAATGCCACCGAAGAGCCCGAGATGGAGGAAGGCAATTCCCCGGACCACATCAAGGCTGTGCTCCTGGGCATCCTGCTACTGGCTGGGGTGGTTATCCTGCTGATCTTTGGCTACCTCACCATCACGTACAGGAGAGGAG ATGTGCAGAAACCACCAAGTGAAAACGCACCAGCG AAGGAAGGGAAGCCCCCCATGGTGTCTGTGTCCACTGTGGACTATGGTGTGCTGGAGTTTCAGCGGGACCAGTGCACCCAGATGCCCTCTGAGACCCGGCCAGTCGAACAGACGGAATACGCCACCATCATCTTCCCAGAGGAGAAACCCATCACACCGGAGCGGGCAAAGAAACACCAGGATGAGAGAACTCGGCAGCTGCAGTTACAGCCCTGCTGA